The proteins below come from a single Arthrobacter sp. B1I2 genomic window:
- a CDS encoding alpha/beta hydrolase: MTVDDATDVLDPSRPDVSQPGGREVPPFPVFDAPGTPEPAGDVSVVHREVTYARAIGFRPLKMDIWLPRQASGPVPLVLWVHGGAFQLGDRRELPPTFAPGSVFRLLNEAGIACATADYRHSLEAPFPAQLHDLKAAVRYLREFAADLNIDPDRIGAWGESAGGHLVALLGLTGNRPDLEGGLGAQGHPSSVSAVVDFYGVSSLVDIPPMQRPDGLFPPALTAAVPPGMPLQPEYMLVGGSDDPELLAAASPVSYVAADAAPFLLVHGDSDGLVPHSQTELLAAALANSGVEHQVVTITGGDHCFFGAEDQMDTILDTAVDYFSRKLGTP; this comes from the coding sequence ATGACAGTGGATGACGCTACCGACGTACTTGACCCGTCCCGCCCGGACGTATCCCAGCCCGGAGGCAGGGAGGTTCCGCCCTTCCCGGTCTTTGACGCGCCCGGGACACCGGAGCCGGCCGGCGACGTGTCCGTGGTCCACCGCGAGGTGACGTATGCGCGGGCCATCGGGTTCCGTCCGCTGAAGATGGATATCTGGCTGCCGCGCCAGGCGTCCGGGCCGGTGCCGCTGGTGCTGTGGGTGCACGGCGGTGCCTTCCAGCTGGGCGACCGCCGCGAACTGCCGCCCACGTTCGCGCCCGGCTCCGTGTTCCGGCTGCTCAACGAGGCCGGCATCGCCTGCGCCACGGCTGACTATCGGCACTCCCTCGAAGCGCCCTTCCCGGCGCAGCTCCACGACCTCAAGGCCGCTGTCCGCTACCTCCGGGAATTCGCGGCTGACCTCAACATCGATCCGGACCGTATCGGCGCCTGGGGCGAATCCGCCGGCGGCCACCTGGTGGCGCTCCTTGGACTCACCGGCAACCGCCCCGACCTTGAGGGTGGACTCGGTGCGCAGGGGCACCCGAGCAGCGTCAGCGCCGTCGTCGACTTTTACGGGGTTTCCTCGCTGGTGGACATCCCGCCCATGCAGCGCCCGGACGGCCTCTTTCCGCCCGCGTTGACCGCAGCTGTCCCGCCGGGGATGCCGCTGCAGCCCGAATACATGCTGGTGGGCGGATCGGATGACCCGGAACTGCTGGCCGCGGCCAGCCCGGTCAGCTACGTGGCCGCTGATGCCGCGCCGTTCCTCCTGGTCCACGGCGACAGCGATGGCCTGGTCCCGCACTCGCAGACCGAGCTGCTGGCCGCCGCGCTCGCCAACTCCGGCGTCGAGCACCAGGTGGTGACCATCACGGGCGGTGACCACTGCTTCTTTGGAGCTGAGGACCAGATGGACACCATCCTGGACACCGCCGTCGACTACTTCTCACGGAAGCTGGGAACACCATGA